Proteins encoded in a region of the Mucilaginibacter sabulilitoris genome:
- a CDS encoding HlyD family secretion protein translates to MAKEQETQDKKKPNKVIPIILGILLIGGIIFGIKEYIYFSKHIDTDDAQIDGDISPVVTRVGGYVDSIYFEENTHVNANQPLVKIDDRDYKVKLEQAQAAQVGASAGINVNQSQIFANQANSASARAQVASNAARLDKVQKDYERYANLVKDGSVTQQQFDQAKSDLDVAKANLKASQDQYKAAVEQIGTTRSQLKVTNTGVSQRQVDIDFAKLQLTYTTIKAPAGGLVSKKSIQLGQLVQAGQTLFSIINDNSLYITANFKETQLNDMKSGQKVEIQVDAYPDLKLEGVVYNFSPATGAKFSLLPPDNATGNFVKVVQRVPVKIKITASKEVMDKLRPGMSVNVSVIKG, encoded by the coding sequence ATGGCAAAGGAACAAGAAACACAGGATAAAAAGAAACCGAATAAAGTAATTCCAATCATATTGGGTATACTGCTGATTGGCGGTATTATTTTCGGGATTAAAGAGTATATATATTTCAGTAAACATATTGATACTGATGACGCGCAGATAGACGGCGATATAAGCCCGGTTGTTACCCGCGTTGGCGGTTATGTAGACTCTATTTACTTTGAAGAAAACACACACGTAAATGCAAACCAGCCTCTGGTAAAAATTGACGACCGCGATTATAAGGTTAAATTGGAGCAGGCACAGGCGGCACAAGTAGGTGCAAGTGCCGGTATCAACGTTAATCAGTCACAAATTTTTGCTAACCAGGCAAATTCTGCAAGCGCCAGAGCACAGGTAGCTTCAAATGCTGCACGTTTAGATAAAGTACAGAAAGATTATGAACGTTATGCCAACCTGGTAAAAGATGGCTCGGTAACTCAACAACAATTTGACCAGGCTAAATCTGATCTGGATGTAGCTAAAGCTAACCTGAAAGCATCACAGGACCAGTACAAAGCCGCTGTTGAACAAATAGGTACAACCCGCAGCCAGTTAAAGGTTACCAATACCGGCGTATCACAAAGGCAGGTTGATATTGATTTTGCTAAATTACAGTTAACGTATACAACTATTAAAGCGCCTGCAGGTGGTTTGGTTTCTAAAAAAAGCATCCAGTTGGGTCAGTTGGTGCAGGCGGGACAAACACTGTTTTCTATCATTAACGATAACAGTTTGTATATAACCGCTAACTTTAAAGAAACACAGCTGAATGATATGAAAAGCGGTCAGAAAGTGGAAATTCAAGTTGATGCTTATCCTGATCTGAAACTTGAAGGCGTTGTTTATAACTTTTCGCCAGCTACGGGTGCTAAGTTTTCCTTACTGCCACCAGATAATGCAACCGGAAACTTTGTAAAGGTTGTACAGCGTGTGCCGGTTAAAATAAAAATAACCGCCAGCAAAGAAGTGATGGATAAATTACGCCCGGGAATGAGCGTAAATGTTTCTGTAATTAAAGGATAA
- a CDS encoding TolC family protein: MTTQNKKPHHLTLFKAVHHFCLYAVTFVIAGVLFAENANAQDRTITLDEAIKLGLDNSKTLKLSQAKVEQAISEYKQAKDEALPTGKVSYGYNHAEIPANRLALGEESFNLPARADAYLGILSLNQTIFAGNKLKYARESTDLLTQVARLDVTNDKDQITYDIISAYYGLYKVLQSKKVVAQNLSTTDAQIKQAQRFFEQGLVTKNDVLRFQLQRSNIELNGIDLETNRRIINYNLNVLLGLPEGTQLNIAQITEADRMVAPLSNYLDTAMASRPELQQFDLRTKVAETNVKTIKANSLPTLGASAAGYYVDVSSNPIPKSGQFITPLSVGLTLSWNFSSLWTNKNKVTEAKIQREQTVINKSISVDRIRDEVNQNYQSYTMSLEKIKLLQTSIEQAGENNKILESKYKSNIASATDRADAETLLYQAQINLELAKADAGLAYYTLLKSTGKINK; encoded by the coding sequence ATGACAACTCAAAATAAAAAACCCCATCACCTTACACTGTTTAAAGCAGTGCACCACTTCTGCCTCTACGCGGTTACGTTTGTAATAGCAGGTGTACTATTTGCCGAAAACGCAAATGCACAAGACAGAACCATTACCCTGGATGAAGCTATAAAACTGGGCCTTGATAACAGCAAGACCTTAAAGCTTTCGCAGGCCAAAGTTGAACAGGCCATTTCTGAATACAAGCAGGCCAAAGACGAAGCACTGCCAACCGGCAAAGTAAGCTATGGTTATAACCATGCTGAAATTCCGGCTAACAGGTTAGCCTTAGGAGAAGAAAGCTTTAACTTACCTGCAAGAGCCGATGCGTACCTGGGTATACTTAGTTTAAACCAAACTATTTTTGCAGGCAATAAATTAAAATATGCTCGCGAATCAACCGACCTGCTTACCCAGGTTGCCCGTTTGGATGTTACCAATGATAAAGACCAGATCACTTATGACATTATAAGTGCATATTACGGTCTTTATAAAGTACTGCAAAGCAAAAAGGTAGTTGCTCAAAATCTTAGTACCACTGATGCCCAAATAAAACAGGCTCAACGGTTTTTTGAACAGGGTTTGGTGACTAAAAATGATGTATTGCGTTTCCAGCTGCAAAGATCAAATATTGAGCTCAACGGCATCGATCTGGAAACCAATCGCCGTATCATCAATTACAACCTTAACGTTTTGTTAGGCCTGCCAGAAGGTACACAATTAAACATCGCGCAAATAACCGAAGCCGACAGAATGGTTGCCCCATTGAGCAATTATCTTGATACAGCAATGGCCAGCAGACCAGAGTTACAGCAGTTTGATTTACGCACCAAAGTGGCCGAAACAAATGTTAAAACCATTAAAGCTAATTCATTACCAACTCTTGGCGCATCTGCCGCCGGATATTATGTTGATGTAAGCTCAAACCCGATACCTAAAAGCGGACAGTTTATCACTCCCCTATCGGTTGGCTTAACCCTGTCATGGAATTTTAGCTCACTATGGACTAACAAAAACAAGGTCACCGAAGCTAAAATACAGCGAGAACAAACTGTTATTAATAAAAGCATTTCTGTTGACCGCATAAGGGACGAGGTAAACCAAAACTACCAAAGTTATACCATGTCGCTTGAAAAGATTAAGCTTTTACAAACGTCAATTGAGCAAGCTGGCGAAAACAACAAAATATTAGAATCTAAATACAAAAGCAATATAGCATCAGCGACAGACCGTGCCGATGCCGAAACACTGCTTTACCAGGCACAGATAAACCTGGAACTGGCTAAAGCCGATGCAGGACTTGCTTACTATACCCTATTAAAATCAACTGGAAAAATTAACAAATAA
- a CDS encoding TetR/AcrR family transcriptional regulator has protein sequence MDKDKIDKKDHILDVAERIFAEMGFDGASTRMISGEAGVNMAMLNYYFGSKEGLFLAVIDRKITSFQNILQTLGNDENRTSWEKIESYIEVYGDRVVINNCFQKLLYQEMSMNRRTELSEKIRTILMKNVSELFKIMQEGIDNGEFDADADLQLIVATLYGTKNFILNTPFMSETMLGYDIQDEKILEEQFKPRIKKYLKSLLKGYLVKANDNSK, from the coding sequence ATGGACAAAGATAAAATAGATAAAAAAGACCACATCCTGGATGTTGCCGAGCGCATCTTCGCAGAGATGGGTTTTGATGGCGCTTCAACCCGCATGATTTCGGGCGAAGCCGGGGTGAATATGGCCATGCTCAATTACTATTTCGGTTCAAAAGAAGGTTTATTTCTTGCCGTTATCGACAGAAAAATCACTTCTTTCCAAAACATATTACAAACCCTGGGTAATGATGAAAACAGGACCTCGTGGGAAAAAATCGAATCGTATATTGAAGTATATGGCGACAGGGTGGTAATTAATAATTGTTTCCAGAAACTATTATACCAGGAAATGAGCATGAACCGTCGTACCGAACTATCAGAAAAGATACGTACCATTCTGATGAAAAATGTTTCAGAACTGTTTAAGATAATGCAGGAAGGCATAGATAATGGTGAGTTTGATGCTGATGCAGATTTGCAGTTAATAGTGGCCACACTTTATGGCACTAAAAACTTCATCCTTAACACCCCTTTCATGTCAGAAACCATGCTGGGATATGACATACAGGACGAAAAAATACTGGAAGAACAATTCAAGCCCCGCATAAAGAAATATTTAAAAAGTCTCTTAAAAGGATATTTAGTTAAAGCAAATGACAACTCAAAATAA
- a CDS encoding PIG-L family deacetylase: MKRINLITIFLYLSTFAIAQTSPPADLGTIEQNFKKLNTLGSVLYIAAHPDDENTRLLAYLAQEKHYRTGYLSCTRGDGGQNLIGNEQSELLGLIRTQELLAARRVDGAEQFFTRANDFGFSKGPEETLKIWDKQKVLGDMVWVIRKFRPDVMICRFPTTGEGGHGHHTSSAILAQEAFTAAADPNRYPEQLKYVKPWQAKRLLWNTFSFGSVNTTAADQFKINVGTYNPVLGKGYGEIAAESRSNHKTQGFGSAKQRGESYEYFKTILGDAPQNDLMDGVETSWKRVKDGESIGAAIGIIHRDFNPEYPEKSVPAMVQLLNRVEKVSDIYWRKQKTKELSDLIAACSGLWFEAYTAEPTYALGDKIQIRSQVVNRYSNRVKINSISCQSNTSSLNSQVIPANQLQTFEQTCSADKITQPYWLQTPHEIGAYNIPDDTLVGNPENPDLPKVEFEFIIEGKPVRFERRLVYKYVDPVRGEVYQPLEITPPVTANIENQDYIFNAAQPQVVQVKLKSFTTASGNISIKPIAGWKISPEKIDFADKNKNDEWTVAFTVTPADNKPQTNNLEVVTTANGKPFTMGLHRIRYDHIPAITLFPASLAKLVNLDVKIAGKKLGYIAGAGDLMPEALRQVGYDVHLLSESEVMNNDLSIYDAIITGVRAYNVNERLAYEQSRLMDYVKNGGNLLVQYNNNAGLVVRQIGPYPFRVVNRRVTDENAEVTILDKQNPVLNYPNKITQDDFKGWIQERGLYFVTDIDPQYKAVFRMNDKGEEPNDGSLIVGDYGKGRFVYTSLAFFRELPAGVPGAYRLFVNLLSKPKNQSL, from the coding sequence ATGAAGCGGATAAACCTCATTACCATCTTTTTATATCTTTCCACATTTGCAATAGCACAAACCTCGCCACCCGCCGATCTGGGTACTATAGAACAGAATTTTAAAAAGCTCAACACATTGGGCAGCGTGTTGTATATTGCCGCCCACCCCGACGACGAAAACACCCGTTTGCTGGCTTATCTGGCTCAGGAAAAGCATTACCGTACTGGTTATTTATCTTGTACACGCGGCGATGGAGGACAAAATTTAATTGGTAATGAGCAAAGCGAACTTTTAGGGTTGATACGTACACAGGAGTTACTGGCTGCCCGTAGGGTTGATGGCGCTGAACAGTTTTTTACCCGGGCCAACGATTTTGGTTTTTCAAAAGGGCCCGAAGAAACGCTTAAAATATGGGATAAACAGAAAGTATTGGGCGACATGGTTTGGGTTATCCGCAAGTTCAGGCCCGATGTAATGATCTGCCGTTTCCCAACAACCGGTGAAGGCGGCCACGGTCATCACACCTCATCGGCTATTTTGGCGCAGGAAGCTTTTACAGCTGCCGCAGATCCTAACCGTTATCCCGAACAGCTAAAATATGTAAAGCCATGGCAGGCCAAACGCTTATTATGGAATACGTTTAGTTTCGGCAGCGTGAATACTACCGCAGCTGATCAGTTTAAAATTAATGTAGGTACGTACAATCCGGTGTTGGGTAAAGGCTATGGAGAAATAGCCGCTGAAAGCCGGAGCAATCATAAAACACAAGGTTTCGGATCTGCTAAACAAAGGGGCGAATCTTACGAATATTTTAAAACCATTTTGGGCGATGCTCCGCAGAATGACCTGATGGACGGGGTAGAAACCTCCTGGAAACGAGTTAAAGACGGTGAATCTATTGGCGCCGCTATCGGCATTATCCACAGAGATTTTAACCCGGAGTATCCGGAAAAATCGGTGCCTGCGATGGTGCAATTACTTAACCGCGTTGAAAAAGTTTCAGATATATACTGGCGCAAGCAAAAAACAAAGGAACTGAGCGATCTGATAGCGGCCTGTTCCGGATTATGGTTTGAGGCCTATACTGCCGAGCCTACTTACGCGCTGGGCGATAAGATCCAAATCCGTTCGCAGGTGGTTAACCGATATAGCAATCGAGTAAAAATTAATAGTATATCCTGTCAAAGCAATACTTCCAGTCTAAATAGCCAGGTTATACCTGCCAATCAGCTGCAAACATTTGAACAAACATGCTCTGCTGATAAAATTACACAACCCTATTGGTTGCAAACACCACATGAAATTGGTGCGTATAATATTCCCGATGACACACTTGTCGGCAACCCCGAGAACCCAGACCTTCCCAAAGTTGAGTTTGAATTTATTATTGAAGGCAAGCCCGTGCGTTTTGAACGCCGCCTGGTATATAAATATGTTGACCCTGTTAGAGGGGAGGTTTACCAGCCATTAGAAATAACGCCACCGGTTACCGCTAATATTGAAAACCAGGATTATATTTTTAACGCAGCACAACCGCAGGTAGTTCAGGTAAAACTAAAAAGCTTTACTACTGCCAGTGGAAATATCAGTATCAAACCCATTGCGGGCTGGAAGATAAGCCCCGAAAAAATTGATTTTGCTGATAAAAATAAAAACGATGAATGGACAGTTGCCTTTACCGTAACACCTGCTGATAATAAACCCCAGACAAACAATTTGGAGGTTGTTACCACCGCTAACGGAAAACCTTTTACTATGGGGCTACACCGTATACGATATGATCATATTCCGGCAATTACACTGTTCCCGGCCTCCCTGGCCAAATTGGTAAATCTCGACGTGAAAATAGCTGGTAAAAAACTTGGATACATTGCAGGTGCCGGCGACCTTATGCCTGAAGCCTTGCGCCAGGTTGGATATGATGTACATTTACTATCTGAAAGTGAGGTTATGAACAATGATCTTTCCATATATGACGCAATTATTACCGGCGTGCGTGCCTATAACGTAAATGAGCGACTGGCTTATGAGCAAAGCCGTTTAATGGATTACGTAAAAAATGGCGGCAATCTGTTAGTACAGTATAATAATAATGCAGGCCTTGTTGTAAGGCAGATTGGGCCTTATCCCTTCAGAGTGGTTAACCGCCGTGTTACTGATGAAAATGCGGAGGTAACTATACTTGATAAGCAAAACCCGGTATTAAATTATCCTAATAAAATCACGCAGGATGATTTTAAAGGCTGGATACAGGAACGCGGTTTATACTTTGTAACCGATATCGATCCGCAGTATAAGGCTGTTTTTAGGATGAATGACAAAGGAGAGGAGCCTAACGATGGTTCGCTGATTGTTGGCGATTATGGCAAAGGGCGCTTTGTTTATACTTCGCTTGCTTTCTTCAGAGAGTTGCCTGCGGGTGTCCCGGGAGCATATCGTTTATTCGTAAATTTATTGAGCAAGCCTAAAAATCAATCATTATGA
- a CDS encoding DUF1398 family protein, producing the protein MNVEEKLKEAYATARNYPELAAKLIDAGILSYTVEVAAGLMFYRLANGETIFHGNNAEAHSIATTFNHDEVVKTIRDNQQGKTTYPEFMEGIANAGVRFYEATLQGDRKRVTYMGTGGFYEEEIPL; encoded by the coding sequence ATGAATGTAGAAGAGAAACTGAAGGAGGCTTATGCCACAGCCAGGAACTATCCTGAACTCGCCGCAAAATTGATTGATGCCGGGATACTGTCATACACTGTTGAGGTAGCCGCTGGGTTGATGTTTTATCGCTTAGCCAATGGCGAAACCATATTTCATGGCAATAACGCTGAGGCCCACAGCATAGCCACCACCTTTAATCATGACGAGGTTGTGAAAACTATTCGGGATAATCAGCAAGGTAAAACAACCTATCCTGAATTTATGGAAGGTATTGCAAATGCAGGAGTGAGGTTTTATGAAGCCACATTGCAGGGCGACCGTAAAAGGGTTACTTATATGGGTACAGGTGGTTTTTATGAGGAAGAAATACCTTTGTAA